The genome window acagctgacttatggcaaccagttagggttttcaaggcaaaagatatttaGAAGTAGTTTGCCTACCTCTGATTGACCCTGGACTTTCTcagtggtcttccttccaagtacaaaCTTTGCTTAACTTCCAAGGTCTATTGAGCTCAAGTTTATTTGGTATAGGATATGtctttgttttcatttgcaaaactaTGCTGCATTTGTATTTCATGTGTAAAATTACTGATCAGTGGTTGCTTCGTGTTTTTGAGATTGTTTCATTAAGTTTGTAGCTTACTTTTCTTTAGTGGTGACTTCGAtatgaaatggagaagaggactgggacagaaagggctgagtgagctctggttttctttttggagggcttttctcaaagccacatcttttaaacagtgtatttttaacaggggtgtTTGGAATacgttgccacaggaggtggtgatggccactaacctggatatctttaaaaagggcttggacagatttatggagaagttaatctattgctaccaatcttgatcctccttgatctgagattgcaaatgccttagcagaccaggtgctcgggagcagcagtagcagcaggccattgctttcatatcctgcatgtgagctcccaaaggcacctgctgggccactgcgagtagcagagtgctggactagatggattctggtctgatccagcaggttctttcttatgttcttatgaagttatGTAAACAGCAGACTATCTTGCTGCTTTGTGAAATGTTTAGGAGTTTTGTGGAAATGGAGACATTCTGTGAATTTCATAATTTTCGATTTGTTTGGTTAGACAATAAATTACAAGTAATgattaaaaataatgattttagAAACTACAGCATTTTGTATATGTATACTAAGCCTACATTTAGGCAACATCTGTCACATGTATTGAAATGTATTTTGCTTTTCTAGGTTTCATCATCCAATCCTTAGTTCTCTTGAAAGCAATTTCCAGTTAGAAGCAGACGTGCTCACCCATCTTTTGAAGGCTCAGGCACAGATTTCAGAATGGAAATTCCTCCCATCATTGGTCAACTTGCACAATGCTCACACAAAGCTACACACGTGGGGACAGATCTTTGAGAAGCAGCGAGAAACCAAGAAACATCTATTTGGTGGCCAATCTCAGAAGGCTGTGCAACCTCCACATCTTTTCCTTTGGCTAATGAAATTCAAAAATAGTCTTCTAGCCAAATTTAGCTTTTACTTTCATGAAGCACTTAGTCGGCAAACAACTCCATCTGAAATGAAAACTTTGACTGCAAAAGCCAATCCTGACTATTTTGGGAAAATTTCCAGCTTCATCAGGAAATACGATGCTGTTAATATTTCTTTAATATTTGACAACCAGGGATCAGAGAGCTTTCAGGGACATGGTTATCATCATCCCCATTCCTATCGAGAAGCCCCAAAGGGTGTAGATCAGTATCCTGCAGTAGTCTCTCTGCCCAATGATAGGCCTGTGATGCATTGGCCCAATGTCATTATGATTATGTCTGACAGAACTGCTGACCTTAACAGTTTAGAAAAGGTGGTCTATTTCTATGATGACAAAGTTCAAAGCACGTACTTTCTGACCCGTCCAGAGCCTCACTTTACCATTGTAGTTATTTTTGAATCCAAGAAGTCAGAGAGAGATTCCCACTTCATTTCTTTTCTTAATGAAATTTCACATTCCCTCAAAAACTCTAAAGCCTTTGCAGGTCTGAAACCTGGATCCAAAGGATGAATAACTGCTTCTATTAAAATAATATGCTGGACTGCAAGGAAATGTGCTCCAtctctgttttgtgtgtgtgtttttaaatatttaatgctTACTATTAAAATGTAATATTAAAATTTGGGGAGATAAACAGGCAGAATGACTTATATAAAGATCAATGAAAAAGTATAATGAAAACTATTTAAACACAGTGCACTAAAATTAGAATGGTGTTTTGCTCAactactgtattttttaaagtccaTGACACTTTGATAGGCATACCTAAATTGAATATATGCACTTTATCTTTTGCTGGTCATGCACCTAAAATCTGCTGGAAACTTTGCTTGAAAGTAATATTGAATGGATTTTTCCTAAGAcctcttttcttctgttttgaaaAGTACTGTTCAGTCATTTCCACTGGAAAGTGTCAAACCCTCTTAAATAATTGCAATAAATGCATCACggaaaatatatttctttggCAGCTGTGATTTAGCtttaaaataacagtttttaTAATagtggttatttaaaaaaaaataaatcccaaaGAAAAGCCTAAGTTCGTTTTATATGTTAGAATTCTCTACTAATGGATTATTTGTATGATTTAAGACCTGGGTGTATACTGAGTTTTAGGCAAGCTGACATTTACATTTGAAAGCTTCAGATCTGGCAGCCTTATAATCAGTTGTTGTTATTAACTCCATTGTGAGAGTAAGGATTAGGAAGTGTACATTCATCACCTTCTGAAATGCCATACAGCAGGGAAAATAATGAATGGAACTGAAATTAGAAGTGCATCTGTAAAAGTGAGAGAATGAAGAAACTCAAAATGTGAAAATGATTATAGAGAGGCAATGAACTGGATCATTTTAATATGGGGTGAGATGTGCAAAATTAGGGAATAGGATTGAGaacctaaaaatgttttaaacatgctTAGTATTTAAAGTCACAAATATTATATCTACATCTTATTTGTAAAATACAACATAAGAATAGTCCTTCATTAAATCAAGAGACTATATTTAGGCCAGCATTCAGTTTTCACCTGTGGCCAATTAGATATTTGCAGGAAGTCCAGAAGCAAAGTATGAAGTTATTTTATTTGCCTAATTTATAGCACACTTGAGTTGGATTTCCCCATTTGTCCTTGCAACAACTGATAGTTGTTATAGCTAGCTGCTGCTAGTAAAGTATTTAAATCGGTGGTAATCACATTTTGTGGCGCAGTACTAAAAGATCCCTTTCTGTATCATTCTTGCAGTTCATTATTAATGTTAGACTCTCTCGTGTCATCAGTATTAGCAGCACATTCAATGAATAATAAGCTTAAACTGATGCAACCAAGCTGTATAAATAGTCGTTTCTGTTTCACCTGAGACAGAGACACCGTATCTAATCTAGTAGAGTCCTAAAAAACAATCCTGGTAAGTAACTTGCTACtaatacatgtttttttttctttttggttgttCTCAGTGGTTTATCATAACTCTTTTTCACTGTCCCCCATAGT of Sphaerodactylus townsendi isolate TG3544 linkage group LG06, MPM_Stown_v2.3, whole genome shotgun sequence contains these proteins:
- the KICS2 gene encoding KICSTOR subunit 2, with the protein product MGESIPLGAPVPVEQAVLETFFSHLGIFSYDKAKDNVEKEREANKSAGASWLSLLAGLAHLAAAEKAYHSMTFLGQKLGGQSFFSRKDSIRTIYTSLHNELKKVVATGRNALGGTAPHLEELLSHLCEQLCFFVQARMEIADFYEKMYSLSTQKFIISEELVNILETILKKYSSRFHHPILSSLESNFQLEADVLTHLLKAQAQISEWKFLPSLVNLHNAHTKLHTWGQIFEKQRETKKHLFGGQSQKAVQPPHLFLWLMKFKNSLLAKFSFYFHEALSRQTTPSEMKTLTAKANPDYFGKISSFIRKYDAVNISLIFDNQGSESFQGHGYHHPHSYREAPKGVDQYPAVVSLPNDRPVMHWPNVIMIMSDRTADLNSLEKVVYFYDDKVQSTYFLTRPEPHFTIVVIFESKKSERDSHFISFLNEISHSLKNSKAFAGLKPGSKG